tataaagtttgacacccatcatggcttgtggaccggatttccggaaatgtcccctcttcggaacatccccggggccaccgggttaatccTGATGGTGACAAGATCATCTCTGACACTTGAAATGTTCATATTGAGatttgccgttgaaaattatgaagtttgacacccatcatagcttgtggaccggatttccggaattgtcccctcttcggaacatccccggggccaccgggttaatccTGATGGTGGCAAGATCATCTCTGACACTTGAAATGTTCATATTGAAatttgccgttgaaaattatgaagtttgacacccatcatggcTTGTGGACTggatttccggaaatgtcctctcttcggaacatccccgggaccaccgggttaatccggatggtgacaagatcatctctgacacttgaaatgttcatattgagatttgccgttgaaaattatgaagtttgacacccatcataGCTTGTGGACCGGATatccggaaatgtcccctcttcggaacatctccagggccaccgggttaatccggATGGTGACAAGATCATCTCTGACACTTGAAATATTCATATTGAAATTGGCCgtagaaaattatgaagtttgacacccatcatggcTTGTGGACCGGATTTCTGGAAATGTCctctcttcggaacatccccggggccaccgggttaatccggATGGTGACAAGATCATCTTTGACACTTCAAATGTTCATATTGAGatttgccgttgaaaattatgaagtttgacacccatcataGCTTGTGGACCGGATatccggaaatgtcccctcttcggaacatccccggggccaccgggttaatccggATGGTGACAAGATCATCTCTTGAAATGTTCATATTGAGATTtaccgttgaaaattatgaagtttgacacccatcatgcctaGCGGACCGGAATTTCGGATatgtcccctcttcggaacatccccgagggcCACCGGACCGCACTCAGATCCCATATATGCATTGAGTCGTTATTAGAGGCCCCCCTGAATACAATGCAACAGTTTTGGGGTCAATTGATCCAGATTGAGACTCATAAGAACAATGTGTAACTTCCGGTATTCATTCCcccaaaaaaatacttacacGAGCAGTCGCGCtggtatactttttttttcactaacttatttttattaggtccttttaggtgctgagACCAAGTTAGGACCGGGAAtctacatttttttagtttaatataaaaacaaaatcacTGTGGACAACGCCGAGTTCACTGCGAGGTTCGTGGCGACTTCCTTGAAGAAAGGTATCAACGGCTCGAGAAGCAATCTGGTTGGTTCACTCAAAACCGTCAGAaccatttccaaaattttggaaaacggTATTCGGTGGTCTTTAGGCTGCCCATTCTGCCTCGAAACAGCAGGCCCCGGCTTGGTGGTTGAGACTGGAGGAAACATACGGTTGAATGCTGCCGCTCCCGGTTGTGGCAGACGAGTTTTTGTTTGTGGATTTCCGGTTTTCGCACTCTGTGTTTTGCTGGATTTcttcttgattttcttttttcgcTTTTGGCCTCCTCCTGGTGTAGAATAGACCAGTTCTTCTTCGGTGGCTTCCTCCTCCGATTGTGGTTCTTCTTCCGCAAGGACGGCGTAGTGGTTCTCGACTTTGCTGGTCTTCACGATCTCTGCAAAAGACCGCTTGGATCGCTTACTTATCTCCTGCTTCAACTTGTCCGACCGCTCCTGGTACTTCGGACAGCACCGAGTTTCGTGCACTGCTCCTCCACAAATCAAGCACTTCGTTGGCACTGCTTTGCACTGGTCAGTCTGATGATTTTCTCCGCACTTGCCGCAAATCGCCTTGTTGTTGCACCAacacaaaaacactattttaaaaaatatattaaaaatagttttaactaTACAATGTCTTAGGTCAACTTGTTTCCGTAAGTAAAAAGGTTTATCTTGAGCATATATCAAGGCTACGGCTTGATTGTTTCAtgaaaaacaattgtttttcgAAGTTTCCCAAATCTGGTGCACAAAGTACACTAGCGCGGTAAAGGTAAAAGGTAAAAGAGATGAGTTAATATGAGAATAGTCACGAAAACATACATTTTCGACAATTTGCGTAACGTTAACGTCGATAGAAGCAAAAATTAAATCGTGGTTGGACATAAACGGTACAGATACTTGATTAAATCGAAGAAtcagttttcttttatttgttaaaattagaTCAATCTGCGAGGCTCCAGTTCTGTGAAAATGAGTAGGATATTCTCCAGCTTAAACAAGAGACAAACTTTTacaacagtttaaaaaatttttggtccTTATCAAatctttgtttaaaatgttagtattaAAATCACctatcaaaaataactttttatattGCAATTTCATGCTTGAAATTGTGCATCAActcaaaaacactatttataaaaatatattaaaaatagtttttactaTACAATGTCTTAGGTAAACTTGTTTCCATAAGTAAAAATGTTTAACTTGAGCATATATCAAGGCTACAGCTTGATTGTTTCATGAAAAACTATTGTTTTTCGAAGTTTCCCTAATCTGATGCACAAAGTACACcagcgcgacttcccgaaggttagaTTAGGAGAGGATAGAAAAATATGACTGAAACTTCGCGTAGTGAgtggtctgtttcagttctattttaaaaatagaacaGCTAAAAACAAGGTAGAGCTGCGTTGAAGACAGTCTTAGGGTAGCATTTACCATAGATAGACCTTCTCGCTTTTCACCCTATTATTTCAATTATTCACAAGGTGGTTAAATTTCAGTTGACAGTGttgcagttttttgttgacataaaaataaaacttttaaaggGTGGCTCTaataagtttttgttttatttaccaGGAACAGCAGCAGTTGACCGGACAAGATGAGTTCGGCTACGAACTGTTTGATCAAGACGGAAACTCGTCTTCATCCTTGCGAAATCCACAAAACTGTCCTGTGTGCGATAAACAATACAACAACGTGAGATGTTTCTAGCTTTCGGAAGTTGCACACagtaataatttgttttgtctGTTTGGTTTCAGTATTACAACGTACTGCGGCATATGGAATCAAAACATCCAAACCAGCTGCCACAAATATATCAGTGCACCAGATGTTCGGAAGGGTTCCCGCGGCAGTCAGAACTTCGTGATCATTTGAATAGTGCACACGGCGAAACAATTGCCCCTGTAGCGAATACTCAAAGGATTCTTTACTCGTGCCGCCAGTGTTCCAATACATACAACTCGATCGATGGACTACAAGAGCACATTAAAACACACAATCAGAACAGTGAAAATGAAgaatgcaataaaaaaacaaatccgtGCACTACACCAATGCTTTCGGAAGCTACCGAGGAGCCATCGGTGTCTGACCAACCGGTCGTCAGCCGAACTTTAAACTGCGGATTGTGTGATTTTGCTCTGACGAGTATTGAAGCCCTTCGTCAACATATGTCTGAAATCCATGGTATGGATAAAAAGTTCTTCTACTGCAATCTATGTCCGGCAAAGTTTATGAACAACCGAGGGCTGCGATTTCATCTATTTCGATCGCATGGCGTTCGGGATGAGTCGATTCCGATGACAAGCAACCAATCCTCGACGTCTTTATTGAAACCAATCCAACAAGTCCCTTCCATGACACTACAGGTACCATCGATCAATCTCGATGAGATTGGAACAAAGCTAAACGAATGTAAAATCTGCCATATTGTGTATAAAAATATCGAACAACTGAGCTTGCATGTGCAACTCGTTCATCCGGCGTTGGACAATAAGTAAGTAACATTAATCAACACTCCAATactaggggaccatccataaaccacgtggacaccttaagaggttacatacatgtaaattgttatttatttatttgcgtttAAGGACCACTTAACTCAAGAGTCATTCGGGTCCGAAAAtgtaaattgtcaaaaatgtcagaggttggtatgagcactcAATTAAACGTTTTTAACGAGGTATACGAGgtatttttgacaaaatctgGAGCTCCGTGAAGGACTCGATAATGTGCGTTTTGTCAATATTCCTCACTGTTACTGGTTTTGGTTGTAACACTGAGTTGTTATTTAGAACACTGGGGTCAATATAATTTTTACTGGACCCAGTGTCGaccaaaaactttaattttcctaGTTCCGTAACGGCCGTAATGTACGGAAGAAAATTGTTGCCGGTGTCCCCAATCATCCCATCTGGTAATTTTCGGGGGGATAGGGAAAATCCGAGGCTTCACCGTTTCAAATCGAAATCCCTGCAATTCCTCAGCCATGTTCGGCTGAGGGTTAGCTTCACAGGAGGTACTCTTCTCTACAGGGCTCTGCTAATTTCCAAGCAGCATTTATTGTCGGCTGGAGCCTTAGGCTGGATTTTCATGGATTGTGCAACGACATCGAGAGCACGAGCATAGACTAATAAAAGACTACTCACTGGGCTCTGAACCATGACTCAACCTTTTCATGACCCCTCGACACGGCCGGTTCACTGTCAAATATGACAGATCAAAATGTCAAGAACTGGCTCCACTGTCGATtttctgactttttttttgtttttgttattaatgaTTTCAAGAAAAATTAGAATCCTGCGCTTCAATTAATCGCCGCAAAAAGATACCGTCGCAatgtccgccgtcggtgtgttattcgtttttttcgcgtgcgtgtgtgggtgtgaaggtgcggctggctcaggctgtcccgatgacagttgagccagtcagatttgcgattcctttccgtagggtcgtaagaattttcgcgtccgccgtcggtgtgtttttcgttttttacgcgtgcgtgtgtgtgcgtgtgaaggtgtggctggctttggctgtcccgatgacagctagccagttcgatttgacCCCATAaaaaccctatcataccatttcagctcgatacacatcgaaactcgtcgttcgcaccgttaatcagtacctcactaaacatcaatcatttaaaactcgtaaaataatctaaagttaaaagttacattATTTAATCCTTCATtctataattacaaatgattttggttctatctttccaccgTCGGCTGCCTAagactaaaccatttcatttaaaatttaacaaccgataaacgggaaaattgccttgagaataatatataatacctttcaacaaacactatgattttgggtcgcatcttcatcttctatgatgaatcctgaccaaatacccttccctactaacacatttttaggttcctggcgctcgtggggtgtaagcacagagtaaatcagctgccctagtagcaacttgcgctaactaacattcccgtcccttaaaatcgaggtctacaaactgacatggcgggcgccgttggtggccaatgactgttacctattcgcaactgatctagctttagcaatcgtggtgttttatcttttcagcgcattcatacatgctgttgataagggaaacaccactagatcgtcgaagcctataatcagtagtgctgaaaggatattacggttctgttcagcaacggaagggcaaccatgggtgatctctcgtgctcatgctcatgctcatatgactgtcaaatatctctgggccaagtttcagaaggtttgctgatgtagttctcgagatacagccattttaaaatgttatttccgattttttcaaagaaaatccgatttttgatttttgatattcagcgttcgtaaaattttgaattcgattttaatttttcaactatttttattGTCTCTTAATCTCAACATCTTACGTTCCATTTCGACTGTGACCGCCATTAGAGTATCACTAGATTGCTCTCATTGTATCAAGATAGCTAAGTTTATTTCCGTTGGAACTGTCCGGGTCGCCTACTGGCAGAGGGGCAAGCACTGGTTGAACGATCTGTTGTGGCGCGTTTTTCAGGaactctttttattttttgcacagagatgcgctatggtgtaaggaatcgatagaccccaaaatctcggagtgcatatttttttcataattacggtattttgagcaccgtgatatgaaccataaatcatgtcCAACAAGTTTATTCAAAGAGCGGTGTTACATTTTACCGGTTCTGTAACCTGAAACCGGTTCCCGGATACCCAATGAACGgccaacttgtttttttttgttgttgaaaacccatcatgttgcatatcaaacttcatgaaattgaacggTCATGTCAATGTTCGTTGACCCATTCTggtcaatccggaaccggttaccggtagatatcaaaaaagtgtccaccgtGGTTTATGGAGGGTCCCTAGTccagaaatttaatttaaacttaaaGCGGTGGGGTCGGAGGCTGGGTTAGgcagcgttcttttattaagtaacgtaaaattttggatttttgtccccCCGCTTCGTAGCAAATCGTAACATATAAGTGATACCAGCCACCCACGAGGGGCGTGACAATGGCCTTAATGTATTAATTTTGGCATTTAATATATTAAGGAATTAAATTCCTCTTGCCATTTGACATTTTACAGAACCACACCTGCTTTATTGAAAACGTTGGTTTGCTTTGTGTCTCTTTCGCGCTCGactgtcaagtttgttttgatttaattttgtgaTGCAGCAAGCTGCAACGCGGATACTGTTTTTTCGCCGATATTACAGGAAAAGTTTATGGAGCAGCACCGGAAAAGGACAAACTGCCGGAGAGCATCGGAACATCCAACGCCATCGAATTCCACCGCAAGTGGAAACTTGTTCATCTCAGCTGGACAGATTGTTCCGCTAAGCATCGTTCTCGCATGGTGAGTTTCAATAttcttttcaaacttttcaagttAAATAGGCAATTCTTGTTTCAACTATCAGTTGTTTAAAAAACGATCATCTTTCGAACCAGTTGTTTTTTCTGTGATTAAAGACATTATTTTGTTCCCCCCCTCCAGGTTTTAATTGGTTCGTCGCACCGCTGCTGGAAGTGTTGCATTCCTCTTGAAGGACTGCTTCCTCCAAACGGGATGTTGTTGCTGTGGGTGCCGCGGCCGTTCAACATGCGTCGGGACAATGTCGATGGGTGATCGATGTTCCGCTGGTCAAAGGCTGGTGCTAGGAGTACTGCTCGTCGGGAAATCAGTTGAAATCTGTGCTTGAGCTTAAGCTTCTTCTTGGTTACGTGCTGAACGCGTTCAAATACCGCAAGCCGCAGGTGCAGAAGAAGCAGTACCAGTTCCGTTCGCTCAGCGCGACTCAGTTCTTCCAAGCATCGACTCTGCCTGGTATAATTTGCTTAACCTGAACAGTTTTCATTTGGATCGCGATTTTAATGTaaaacttgagcaattctctaccaaaaccggaaatggattttatttgtattttttgatttggctcaaactttgtgggggccttctctatgaccaaagaagccattttgcatcattagtttgtccatataaatttccatacaaatttggcagctgttcatacaaaaatggtatgtaaatattcgaaaatctgtaacttttgaaggaatttttttatcaatttggtgtcttcggcaaagttgtaggtattgttaaggactatttagaaaaaaataggtacacggaaaaaaaaatttcccgatttttttattaacttttttttcacaaaaactcaaattcccaaaatacgtattttttgattttcgagattttttgatatgttttaggggacaaaaatccgcaacttttgagctatagagaaacatggtcaaaaaatctgccgccgagttatgattttttaaaaaactggtgatttttggaaaaaatcgaaatttcatacataaaatttttttgacctcattttttttatgcaaaattgaatttgcaatcgaaaattactttacagattttttgataaagggccccgttttcaagatatagccaccgaaagtttgatttcagcgaaatatttgcagtttttcgatttttaaaaatagtgaccatgagtgaccatttctaaaaatattttttttgaagagttcagaaaatttgctataaatttgtctaagagacatcgaagattggaccactggttgctgagatacagcggcttaaagaaaaagaaacacgaaaattgaagttttctaagtctcacccaaacagcccaaaaTTTTCTAaggacgatatctcagcaattaatggttcaattttcaatgttaatacatgaaaccttcgtgaaatttttcgatcttttcgaaaaaaatattgtgaaaaaaaataaatcaagactaacattttaaatgggcataatattcaatgtatggcccttttaaaatgttagtcttgatttaatttttttcaaaatatttttttcgaaaagataaaaaaatttcacgaatgtttcatgtattaacattgaaaattgaaccattaattgctgagatatcgtcattagaaaatggtgggctgtttgggtgagacttagaaaacttcaattttcgtgtttctttttctttaagccgctgtatctcagcaaccagtggtccaatcttcgatgtctcttagacaattttatagcaaattttctgaactcttcaaaaaaaatatttttagaaatggtcactcatggtcactatttttaaaaatcgaaaaactgcaaatatttcgctgaaatcaaactttcggtggctatatcttgaaaacggggccctttatcaaaaaatctgtaaagtaattttcgattgcaaattcaattttgcataaaaaaatgaggtcaaaaaaattttatgtatgaaatttcgattttttccaaaaatcaccagtttttttaaaaatcataactcggcggcagattttttgaccatgtttctctatagctcaaaagttgcggatttttgtcccctaaaacatatcaaaaaatctcgaaaatcaaaaaatacgtattttgggaatttgagtttttgtgaaaaaaagttaataaaaaaatcgggaattttttttccgtgtacctatttttttctaaatagtccttaacaatacctacaactttgccgaagacaccaaattgataaaaaaattccttcaaaagttacagattttcgaatattgacgtaccatttttgtatgaacagctgccaaatttgtatggaaatttatatggacaaactaatgatgcaaaatggcttctttggtcatagggaaggcccccacaaagtttgagccaaatcaaaaaatacaaaaaataaaaatggtcgaaatcggccggttttgtagagaattgctcacttatAAAGACGTTTACTAAAAAGGATTGTGAGGTGCGATTCGTAGATGCTTGTGCCGGGGAATTGTGCTTTTCTTCATCATGCGCAAAGTCAAGTTgtgtaataaaataaatataaataaaaaatctattctaaCATGATAGCGAGAACATCACttaaacaataattttgtatatttattattattttttcattaagcatattttttaaataaagggcAAGTACTTGTACTTCGACTGACACCATATTAACAAATCAAACTTCCGTCCGATACCGAATGTGGGGTGACCTGTTAAGTTTCAGTAAAAGCGGTTTGCTCCTTGCCGAAGC
The sequence above is a segment of the Culex pipiens pallens isolate TS unplaced genomic scaffold, TS_CPP_V2 Cpp_Un0069, whole genome shotgun sequence genome. Coding sequences within it:
- the LOC120431366 gene encoding zinc finger protein 521-like, with amino-acid sequence MESKHPNQLPQIYQCTRCSEGFPRQSELRDHLNSAHGETIAPVANTQRILYSCRQCSNTYNSIDGLQEHIKTHNQNSENEECNKKTNPCTTPMLSEATEEPSVSDQPVVSRTLNCGLCDFALTSIEALRQHMSEIHGMDKKFFYCNLCPAKFMNNRGLRFHLFRSHGVRDESIPMTSNQSSTSLLKPIQQVPSMTLQVPSINLDEIGTKLNECKICHIVYKNIEQLSLHVQLVHPALDNNKLQRGYCFFADITGKVYGAAPEKDKLPESIGTSNAIEFHRKWKLVHLSWTDCSAKHRSRMVLIGSSHRCWKCCIPLEGLLPPNGMLLLWVPRPFNMRRDNVDG